The DNA window tgtgcgtgcgtgagtgtgtgtgtaaacgcagtgtatggaaaaaataaacgtatcGACGATTGCGTGAGTgagatgaaagaaaaaaaataggatATCATGCAGAATTGAAGgatgaataaaaaagatatgcaatatatgtataatatatatatttaaaatatttaaaacattaatattacaattaatattacaataacataatgtgatagaataaaattataatattttatattataataagctaaatctaatagaaaaaaggaaaatatatgaatatataaaatatataaatatataaaaaaaattaaaatacatataattagtaaataatataaaaatataattttcttactctctattataaattttatctatccAATTAactatagtttttaaatacatgtCGAACTCCCAGTCTCGTTCTATTTCGCCCTCTTCGACTTCTTCATCTCCAAAGAGGTATCGCAAATCGAACAGATCGAAGAGGTCGTATTCGTCTTCGTCCTCGCCTTTGCCCTCCTCTCGCCATAACCATTCATTATACCGCCGCGTGAAGTCTCGCGTGTTTCTTACTTTTAATTGATGAGCAGCTACATCCACGTAACCGCGGACGTTGACTATTGTGCGCCCGGTGACGAGTCCGCAACGGTAACACtataaaaaacatgtaaaaatataaaattatcaattacaaAAACAATGTATTTGTAGAAAAAGGGTACTTACAATGCTAGCAGGTATTCGCACGTATGCGTTCCTGCTGAGGCGCGAAAACGTCTTTGGATGGCGCTTTGCTGTGCGCACCGCCTGCTGACTTTTTACAGGGATGAACCCCAGCGCTGGCATGTTGGGCAGTGCTATTCTCGTTTCTTTAGATAtgcactgtaaaaaaattaaaaaatattaatataaattaatataagttaatataaaataacataagaatagatagtataaaaaatacttactaTTCGAACGGTGTTATGCGGACCGAACGCTGCCATTTTACTTgcactttttaacttttttctgaactacttttcaaattttttcggCGAAGAGCGAATGCTCCACAGTCAAACCTT is part of the Monomorium pharaonis isolate MP-MQ-018 chromosome 2, ASM1337386v2, whole genome shotgun sequence genome and encodes:
- the LOC118644396 gene encoding uncharacterized protein LOC118644396 is translated as MPALGFIPVKSQQAVRTAKRHPKTFSRLSRNAYVRIPASICYRCGLVTGRTIVNVRGYVDVAAHQLKVRNTRDFTRRYNEWLWREEGKGEDEDEYDLFDLFDLRYLFGDEEVEEGEIERDWEFDMYLKTIVNWIDKIYNRE